Part of the Aquamicrobium lusatiense genome is shown below.
CCAGAAGGCGTTCTATGCGGTCAAGCAGCTTCGTTCTTGCCGCTCCTTCACTGACCGAAGCTTCCCCCAGATCAATCCCGCATAAAATTTGCAACGCTGCCAGTTGTCCGGCGTGCCTGGCATGCTGCCGTTTCTGTTGGCCGAAAGCTTGCGCCTGCTCGTTCAACGATCGCATGTGCCACCTCCTGTGAAATAGGGGCTTACTATCGGCCGGGGAACCGCGGTGGGGAGTAAATGCATTGCGTCTGGAAGCGGTCATTCTCCAATTTCAAATGAAATCAATATGTTATCCTAATGCGAAGCTGTGTTGGGTTCTTTGTTTGTTCACATGTCGGCGAACACCCTCTATAAGGAATCTATTCCTATGGTGGAGGAAATTTCGTGCACGCCAACATGACCGCTATTCCAGATGATCCCATTCATCCGATAGTCAAACCTGCTCCGGATGGAGAGCCTGAACATGCATTTCCCAAACGGCGTGACGAGATCACGCTGGACGTCTGCGAATGCCTGATCGACAT
Proteins encoded:
- a CDS encoding cytoplasmic protein, coding for MRSLNEQAQAFGQQKRQHARHAGQLAALQILCGIDLGEASVSEGAARTKLLDRIERLLERERLRGLRRHWNYDLNRHIALKQARDQLRGNGKPTSPSHALVV